In the genome of Streptomyces sp. Tu 3180, the window AGTCGTCGCCCCCGGAGCGGAAGCTGCGCAGCCCACGCACGAGGGCGTTCACGCTGCACCGGAAGGGGTGCTGCCGACCGGATCGCCGCCCGGCGGAAGCGGACCCTCGCCGGCCGCCGCCGCCCCGGCCGGCTGTCGCGCCGCCCCCACGGCTGTCGCCCCGTACGGCCGCGCTCCGCCGCCGGACGGCACGGCCGGGCTCGGCCTGCTCGTCTCCTCCCCGCTCACCGGTAAAATGTTCTTCTGCTGGGACGAAATGGGTGAAAATGGCACTACAGGACAACGGTGCTGAGAGCCGACCCGACGACACGCCCGAGCCGTGCACCGCGGCCTCGGCCACCGCCGTCGCCATCGCCGACGAGCGCGGTGTGATCACGGGGTGGAGCGAGGAGGCCCGGAGCCTGCTCGGTTACGCACCCGGGGAGGTCGTCTCACGCCCCGCGGCCGATCTGCTCGTCTCACGCCTCCCCTCGTCTGCTCTGCGCCGTCTGGCGGAACAAGCGCCGTGGTACGGCGTCGTCCCGGCTCGGCACCGGGACGGCCGGACGGTGGACGTGGTGCTCCGGGCCTGTCCGTGCCCGGACGGGGACGGGCGGACCCAATGGGTCCTCACGGCCTCGGTTCCGGACGGCCCGAGCCCGCCCGGGGACAAGGGCACGCTGCTGAGGGAACTCACCCTGTCCCAGCTCCCGGTCGCCGTGGCGTTCTACGACCAGGACAACCGGGCGGTGGGAGCCAACGACGTGATAGCGCGGATAGTGGGCCTGTCCGAGGAGCAGATACGGGGGCGCCGCCTCATGGACTTCCTGCCCAGTCCGGCGTACGACGAGTTCACAGAGCTCCAGGACCAGGTGGTGCGCACCGGGGAACCCGTGCACGTGATCCGGCACCTCCGGGCACCCACCGAGTCACGGAGGCGTACCTGGTCCGTGTTCCTCTCTCCCCTGAAGAACCACCTCGGCCAGGTGCAGGGATCGTCCGTCGCGCTCCTCGACATCACCGAGCAGTACCTGACCCGCCAGCGGCTGCTGCTGGTCAACGAGGCCGGCAACCGCATCGGCAGCACCCTGGACATCACTCGTACCGCGCAGGAACTGGCCGACGTGGTCGTCCCCCGGCTCGCGGACTACGCATCGGTCGACCTGCTGGAGTTCATCCACCGCGGCGAGGAGCCGCCCGACGGCCCGCCGCGCGGTCCGGTCACCATGCGCCGGGCCGCACGGCAGGCAGCCACCGATGCCCTCCTCGGCATCATGCTCCGGCTGGGGAACAAGGTGGAGTACCCGCCGTCCGCGCCCACCGCCGAGTGCCTGGCCACCGGCCGTTCCGCGGTGTACGAGGTGAACGGCTCCTCCATGGCCCGCTGGGCGGCCCAGGACCCCGAACGGGCCACCCGGCTCCTCCGGACCGGGGCGCACTCGGTGATGGTGGTGCCGATGCGCGCTCGGGGTGTCACCCTCGGCTCGGTCTTCCTGGGCCGCACCCGGCACCCGGAGGCGTTCGCACAGGACGACGTCCTGCTGGCCGAGGAGATCACGGCCAGGGCCGCGGTGTGCATCGACAACGCCCGCCGCTACACCCGTGAGCGCGTCACGGCCGTGACCCTGCAGCGCAGTCTGCTGCCCGTGGCCCTGCCCCGCCAGCCGGCGGTCGAGGCCGCCTCCCGCTACCTGCCCGCCGGAGGCCGGGCCGGCGTGGGCGGTGACTGGTTCGACGTCATCCCGCTCTCCGGCGCCCGGGTCGCCCTGGTGGTCGGCGATGTCGTCGGCCACGGGATCCAGGCCTCCGCCACCATGGGGCGGCTGCGCACGGCCGTCCGGACCCTGGCCGACATCGACCTGCCGCCCGACGAGCTGCTCACCCACCTCGACGACGTCGTCATCCGTCTGTCCTCCGAGGCCGCGGCCGACGCCGACATCGCCGGAGACATCGGTGCCACCTGTCTCTACGCGGTCTACGACCCCGTCTCCCGGCGCTGTTCCCTGGCCCGGGCCGGCCACCCGCCGCCCGTCGTGGTGACCCCGGACGGCGAGGCGGCCTTCCTCGACCTCCCCGCGAGCCCACCACTCGGCCTGGGAGGCCTGCCCTTCGAGGCGCGTGAGGTCGAACTGCCCGAGGGCAGCCTCCTCGCCCTGTACACCGACGGCCTGATCGAAGCCCGCGGCCACGAGATCGACGAGAGGCTCGATGCGCTGCGCCGGACCCTCACCCGGCCCGCGCAGGCGTTGGACGCGCTCTGCGACGACGTGCTCGCAACGCTGCTGCCCGGCCCTCCCGATGACGACATCGCCCTGCTCGTCGCCCGCACCGGCGCCCTGGGAGCCGGCCAGGTCGCCACCTGGAGTCTGCCCTCGGACCCCGTCGTCGTCGCCCAGGCGCGCAAACAGGTCGCCGACCGGCTGACGGCCTGGGGGCTGGACGAGTCCGCCTTCGTCACCGAGCTGGTGGTCAGCGAGCTGGTCACCAACGCCATCCGCTACGGCCGGCCCCCCGTCCAGCTGCGGCTGATCCACGACGGCAGCCTCATCTGTGAGGTCTCCGACGCCAGCAGCACCTCCCCGCACCTGCGCCGCGCCCGCTCCTTCGACGAGGGCGGACGCGGACTGCTCCTCGTCGCCCAGTTCGCCTGGCACTGGGGCACCCGCCACACCGGGCAGGGCAAGACGATCTGGGCCGAGATCCCCCTGGTGGCCTGAGCGGACATGGCCGGCCAAGCCTCGTGACGGGGCCCGGGGCGGACGCACCGGGGCTGCGGGAGGCGCGTGGCAGGGGGCTGCCGGACACGGCGCGCGTGCGGGGACACGGGGGAGGAGTCGCGGGGCCTCAAAGGGTGCGGGCGGGGCCGTCCGGCGGCGGCTTCCTCCGGCCGGGAGGACGACGCAGTACCACCGCAAGGTCCGCGCCCGTGTCGGGCACGTCACCGGCCGGATGAAGAACTACGAGATCCTCCGCGGCTGCCGGTGGCGCGGCCACGGCCTCCACCACGCCAGGCCGTCGCCCGCCCGCACGCCCTCGCCGCATCACCACGCACGCCCGAACACCGCTCCGGCCCGCCTGTTCGCGGCCTTCCGCACCACCCTTCAGCGCGTGCCGCTGCGCAGCAGCGCCTCCGCCGCGGCCAGGATGTCCGTGACCCGGAGGGCGAACGCCGCGTCGCAGGGGTGGGGGGTGCCCGTGCCGGCCGCGGTGAGGAGGGCGTCCGCGGCCCGGGTGAGGGCGGGGACCGCCCCCTCGGAGGCCTCCGGGAGGAGCGTGGTGCCGGACGCGCCGTGCAACTCCACCGTGGCGCCGGCCGCGGCCGGGGGTGCGGTCAGGCTCAGGGTCAGGGTGCTCGACGCGCCGCTCACGTGGTCGAGGACGAGATGGACGGTGTCCCCCGGACCGTACGCCGCCGCCGTCACCCGCCGGGCGTCGCCGAGGACCGGCAGCAGGACGGACAGGGCGTGCGGGCCGACGTCCCACAGGGCGCCCTTCTCCCGCCGCCACGGCGAGGCCGCGAAGGGACTGCCGTCGGCGCTGAACACCGCACCCAGCCACTGGGCACGCCCGGTGAACCAGCCGCCCAGGGCCGCCTGTTCGGCGATCCACGCCTGCGGCTCGGGCTGGAAGCGGGTGGTGAAGAAGACCACCGAGGCGACCCGGGCCTCCTCGACGGCCTCGACCACCGTGCGCCCCTGCGCGACCGTCGGGGCGAGCGGCTTGTCCAGCAGCAGGTGGCATCCGGCCCGCGCCGCGCGTGCCGCGAGCCGCGCCTGCACGTCCGGCGGCAGCGCGACGGCGACGGCGTCCACGTCGGCGAACAGCGCGTCGACGTCGTCGTACGCCCGGGTGCCGTACTGATCGGCCAGTTCCCCGGCCGCCTCGGGACGGCGGCCCCACACGCCGGTGAAGTCGAGGTCCCGGTGCCCGCTCAGCGCGGGGGCGTGCGCCGCCCGCGCCCATGGGCCGGTGCCGAGCAGTCCGATCCGCATCCTGCCGTCCTCCGCCGTCGAATCCGCCGCCACCGGTGTGCTCCGGCCACGGTCCGGGCCCGAGCGTGTCACACCGGCCCGGGCCGCGGGCAACCCCCCCGGGCGGGGGAGCGCGCGCCGGCCGTCGCTCAAATCCTTTGCGGGGGAAGCGGGGGACCGGTTAGGTTCTCCCGTCCGCCGGTGTCGTCAGGACCGGTGCCGTCGACGAGGAGGTGTGGAGCACATGCGCAGGAGTGCCCGGCAGCCGAGCCCGCGTACCGACCCTTGCCCCCTCCCCACGACGGAGACACCTTGTCGCTTCGCATCACCCCGCTGACCGACCCCTCCGGCGGGCCGCGCCACCGACGGCTCGCATGGCTGGCGTCCGACGCCGGTTCCGTCCCCGTAGGGACGGCCTTCCTCCGCCTGTTCACCGGCCCCGGACAGGACCACCTGGCCGAACTCACCGTCCACGTCCACCCCGCGGAGCGTCGCGAGGGGGTCGGTTCCCGGCTCCTCGACGCCGCGGTGGCCGCCGCCCGGGCCGCCGCCCGACGCCGCGTCGTCGCGCAGGCGGAGGCCGGATCGCCCGGCGACCGCTTCCTGGCGGCCCGCGGCTTCCGCAGGGTCCTCACCCTGA includes:
- a CDS encoding SpoIIE family protein phosphatase, whose translation is MALQDNGAESRPDDTPEPCTAASATAVAIADERGVITGWSEEARSLLGYAPGEVVSRPAADLLVSRLPSSALRRLAEQAPWYGVVPARHRDGRTVDVVLRACPCPDGDGRTQWVLTASVPDGPSPPGDKGTLLRELTLSQLPVAVAFYDQDNRAVGANDVIARIVGLSEEQIRGRRLMDFLPSPAYDEFTELQDQVVRTGEPVHVIRHLRAPTESRRRTWSVFLSPLKNHLGQVQGSSVALLDITEQYLTRQRLLLVNEAGNRIGSTLDITRTAQELADVVVPRLADYASVDLLEFIHRGEEPPDGPPRGPVTMRRAARQAATDALLGIMLRLGNKVEYPPSAPTAECLATGRSAVYEVNGSSMARWAAQDPERATRLLRTGAHSVMVVPMRARGVTLGSVFLGRTRHPEAFAQDDVLLAEEITARAAVCIDNARRYTRERVTAVTLQRSLLPVALPRQPAVEAASRYLPAGGRAGVGGDWFDVIPLSGARVALVVGDVVGHGIQASATMGRLRTAVRTLADIDLPPDELLTHLDDVVIRLSSEAAADADIAGDIGATCLYAVYDPVSRRCSLARAGHPPPVVVTPDGEAAFLDLPASPPLGLGGLPFEAREVELPEGSLLALYTDGLIEARGHEIDERLDALRRTLTRPAQALDALCDDVLATLLPGPPDDDIALLVARTGALGAGQVATWSLPSDPVVVAQARKQVADRLTAWGLDESAFVTELVVSELVTNAIRYGRPPVQLRLIHDGSLICEVSDASSTSPHLRRARSFDEGGRGLLLVAQFAWHWGTRHTGQGKTIWAEIPLVA
- a CDS encoding Gfo/Idh/MocA family oxidoreductase; this encodes MRIGLLGTGPWARAAHAPALSGHRDLDFTGVWGRRPEAAGELADQYGTRAYDDVDALFADVDAVAVALPPDVQARLAARAARAGCHLLLDKPLAPTVAQGRTVVEAVEEARVASVVFFTTRFQPEPQAWIAEQAALGGWFTGRAQWLGAVFSADGSPFAASPWRREKGALWDVGPHALSVLLPVLGDARRVTAAAYGPGDTVHLVLDHVSGASSTLTLSLTAPPAAAGATVELHGASGTTLLPEASEGAVPALTRAADALLTAAGTGTPHPCDAAFALRVTDILAAAEALLRSGTR